One Algibacter sp. L3A6 genomic region harbors:
- a CDS encoding polyprenyl synthetase family protein, with product MKIVEQIKQPIAYEMDLFEQKFLLSMSSKVALLNRITHYIVNRKGKQMRPMFVFLVSKMVSNGEVFERTYRGASVIELIHTATLVHDDVVDDSNRRRGFFSVNALWKNKIAVLIGDFLLSKGLLLSIDNNDFDLLKIISVAVREMSEGELLQIEKARKLDITEAVYYEIIRQKTATLIAACCSLGAASVKPQSEHVETMRKFGELIGMAFQIKDDLFDYGDTQIGKPTGIDIKEQKMTLPLIHVLNGASKKDKKWLINSIKNHNKDTKRVKEVIAFVKNNGGLDYAISKMTQFQTEALELLQKYPDSEYKQSLELMVNYVIDRKK from the coding sequence TTGAAAATAGTAGAACAAATAAAGCAACCCATAGCTTACGAAATGGATCTTTTTGAACAAAAGTTCCTGCTTTCTATGTCGAGTAAAGTGGCTTTGCTAAACCGTATTACACATTATATTGTGAATCGCAAAGGGAAGCAAATGCGCCCTATGTTTGTGTTTTTAGTTTCTAAAATGGTTTCTAACGGCGAAGTTTTCGAGCGTACCTATCGTGGAGCTTCTGTTATAGAGCTTATACACACTGCAACATTAGTACATGATGATGTGGTGGATGATAGTAACAGACGTCGTGGTTTCTTTTCTGTAAATGCACTTTGGAAAAATAAAATAGCTGTTTTAATTGGCGATTTTTTACTGTCTAAAGGTTTATTATTATCGATTGACAATAATGATTTCGATTTGCTTAAAATTATTTCGGTTGCAGTGCGAGAAATGAGTGAAGGTGAGTTGCTCCAAATAGAAAAAGCCAGAAAATTAGATATTACCGAAGCGGTATATTACGAGATTATTCGTCAGAAAACAGCAACTCTAATTGCTGCCTGTTGTAGTTTAGGTGCTGCATCTGTAAAACCACAATCGGAACATGTAGAAACCATGCGTAAATTTGGAGAGCTAATTGGTATGGCATTTCAGATTAAGGATGATTTATTTGATTATGGGGATACGCAAATTGGAAAGCCAACAGGTATTGACATAAAGGAACAAAAAATGACTTTACCTTTAATTCATGTGCTTAATGGTGCATCTAAAAAGGATAAAAAATGGCTCATTAATTCCATTAAAAACCATAATAAAGACACCAAACGCGTAAAAGAAGTTATCGCTTTTGTGAAAAATAATGGTGGTTTGGATTATGCCATTTCTAAAATGACACAATTTCAAACGGAAGCTCTAGAATTGCTTCAAAAGTATCCAGATTCTGAATATAAGCAATCGTTAGAGCTTATGGTTAACTATGTTATCGATAGAAAAAAATAA
- a CDS encoding nucleotide pyrophosphohydrolase produces the protein MNIENAQQEVDNWIKEHGVRYFNELTNMAQLTEEVGEVARIIARRYGEQSEKESDKNKDLGEELADVLFVVLCLANQTGVDLQKAFDERMYKKGKRDHDRHHNNEKLK, from the coding sequence ATGAATATAGAAAACGCACAACAAGAAGTAGATAATTGGATAAAAGAGCATGGTGTTCGTTATTTTAACGAGCTTACCAATATGGCTCAACTTACCGAAGAAGTAGGGGAGGTCGCTAGAATAATTGCCCGCAGATACGGAGAGCAAAGCGAAAAAGAAAGTGATAAAAACAAAGATTTGGGTGAAGAATTAGCCGATGTTTTATTCGTTGTACTTTGTTTAGCTAATCAAACCGGAGTCGATTTACAAAAAGCTTTTGATGAAAGAATGTATAAGAAAGGAAAACGCGACCACGATAGACACCATAATAACGAAAAATTAAAGTAA
- the rlmN gene encoding 23S rRNA (adenine(2503)-C(2))-methyltransferase RlmN, producing the protein MKDNKKDIRALTKEQLRDFFVKNGDKAFRGNQVYEWLWQKSAYTFEDMTNVSKETRQMLEDNFVINHIKVDTMQRSSDGTVKNAVRLHDGLIVESVLIPTKTRTTACVSSQVGCSLDCKFCATSRLKRMRNLNPDEIYDQVVAIDNESRLYHDRPLSNIVFMGMGEPLMNYNNVIKAIDKITSTDGLGMSPKRITVSTSGVPKMIRKMADDDVKFNLAVSLHSAIDEVRTRIMPFNETFPLKDLKESLEYWYLKTSRKISYEYVVWKGINDRQEDIDAFVQFCKYVPCKVNIIEYNPIDDGEFQQASNEALENYISALEKNRIVVNVRRSRGKDIDAACGQLANKS; encoded by the coding sequence ATGAAAGATAATAAAAAAGACATACGCGCCTTAACCAAAGAACAACTTCGGGATTTCTTTGTAAAAAATGGCGATAAAGCTTTTCGAGGCAATCAAGTTTACGAATGGCTTTGGCAAAAATCGGCTTACACCTTCGAAGATATGACAAACGTATCTAAAGAAACACGCCAAATGCTGGAAGACAATTTTGTAATCAATCACATTAAAGTAGATACCATGCAACGTAGTAGCGATGGTACAGTTAAAAATGCGGTACGTTTGCACGATGGTTTAATTGTAGAGTCGGTTTTAATACCAACAAAAACAAGAACCACAGCATGTGTTTCGAGTCAAGTAGGCTGTAGTTTAGATTGTAAGTTTTGTGCAACCTCACGTTTAAAGCGTATGCGAAACTTAAATCCAGACGAAATTTACGATCAAGTAGTAGCTATCGATAACGAAAGCCGCTTATATCACGATCGTCCCTTAAGCAACATTGTGTTTATGGGTATGGGCGAGCCGCTAATGAATTATAATAACGTGATTAAGGCTATCGATAAAATAACATCTACCGATGGTTTAGGCATGTCTCCAAAACGAATTACGGTTTCAACATCAGGAGTGCCAAAAATGATCAGAAAAATGGCTGATGATGACGTAAAATTCAACTTAGCCGTATCGTTACACTCAGCAATAGATGAGGTTCGAACTCGAATAATGCCTTTTAACGAAACATTTCCTTTAAAAGATTTAAAAGAATCTTTAGAATATTGGTACTTAAAAACTAGTCGTAAAATTAGTTACGAATATGTGGTTTGGAAAGGTATAAACGATAGACAAGAAGATATTGATGCCTTTGTTCAGTTTTGTAAATATGTACCATGTAAGGTTAATATTATTGAATACAACCCTATTGACGATGGTGAATTTCAACAAGCCTCAAACGAAGCTCTTGAAAATTACATTAGCGCATTAGAAAAAAACAGAATTGTAGTTAACGTACGTCGCAGTCGCGGAAAAGATATCGATGCTGCTTGTGGGCAATTGGCCAACAAAAGTTAA
- the queA gene encoding tRNA preQ1(34) S-adenosylmethionine ribosyltransferase-isomerase QueA, which produces MKLSHFGFNLPDELLAEYPAENRDESRLMVLNRKEQTIEHKMFKDIIDYFQEDDVLILNDTKVFPARLYGNKEKTGARIEVFLLRELNEEQRLWDVLVDPARKIRIGNKLYFGDDETLVAEVIDNTTSRGRTLRFLYDGSYTEFRKKLNELGETPLPKYIKRDVEPEDQDRYQTIYAKTEGAVAAPTAGLHFSRHLLKRLEIKGVKFAEVTLHVGLGTFNPVEVEDLSKHKMDSEELKIEAKAVEIVNTALKEKRRICAVGTTAMRAIESAVSTSGKLNEIEGWTNKFIFPPYEFSIANCMITNFHTPKSTLLMMISAFAGHDFAKKAYEEAVKEKYKFYSYGDAMLII; this is translated from the coding sequence ATGAAATTATCACATTTTGGTTTCAATTTACCAGATGAATTATTAGCGGAATATCCAGCTGAAAACAGAGATGAGTCACGTTTAATGGTGCTTAACAGAAAAGAGCAGACCATTGAACACAAGATGTTTAAAGACATTATTGATTATTTTCAGGAAGACGATGTTTTAATTTTAAATGATACCAAAGTTTTTCCAGCCCGTTTATACGGAAACAAAGAAAAAACAGGTGCTAGAATCGAAGTTTTTTTATTAAGAGAATTAAATGAAGAACAACGCCTTTGGGATGTTTTAGTAGATCCAGCACGTAAAATAAGAATAGGAAATAAATTATACTTTGGAGACGACGAAACGTTAGTAGCCGAAGTTATAGATAACACAACATCTAGAGGGCGTACTTTACGTTTTTTATATGATGGATCTTATACTGAATTTCGTAAGAAATTAAACGAGCTAGGCGAAACACCACTTCCAAAATACATCAAACGTGATGTAGAACCAGAAGATCAAGACCGTTACCAAACTATATACGCAAAAACAGAAGGCGCTGTAGCGGCACCAACTGCAGGACTTCACTTTTCTAGACATTTATTAAAACGTTTAGAAATTAAAGGAGTTAAATTTGCTGAGGTTACGTTACACGTAGGTTTAGGAACGTTTAATCCTGTAGAAGTAGAAGATTTGTCTAAGCATAAAATGGATAGCGAAGAGCTTAAAATTGAAGCAAAAGCAGTCGAGATTGTAAATACAGCACTTAAAGAAAAGCGTCGTATTTGCGCCGTAGGAACCACAGCTATGCGTGCCATAGAAAGTGCAGTTTCAACAAGCGGAAAGCTTAACGAAATAGAAGGATGGACAAATAAATTTATTTTCCCTCCATACGAATTCAGTATCGCAAACTGCATGATCACTAACTTCCACACACCAAAATCTACATTATTAATGATGATTTCGGCATTCGCAGGTCACGATTTTGCTAAAAAAGCATACGAAGAAGCGGTAAAAGAAAAATATAAATTCTACAGTTATGGTGATGCGATGTTAATCATCTAA
- a CDS encoding transglutaminase domain-containing protein, translating into MATFFIKHTTKYNYNAPVIDGATLTRLHPINDDNQKVISHLISITNNPFIESFIDFYNNRVGTFMVIEPHDELNIISEVEVVTSPKLIPDDSIDKTLQWEELKRIKNTTDFIDFTAHKPFKGSKEITDVILDLMLKTKSPFQAVLAICEYVYNNFEYKTGVTNVKTSLEEAWELKVGVCQDFTNVMLRMVKMLGIPARYVSGYICPNDEITRGEGATHAWIEAYIPFYGWLGFDPTNHAIANENHVRLAIGRDYGDCAPVKGVFKGSVEAEMQVTVSVKTNKNENSKQLNPEVSTVYPSNSYKRSLEEKENGGGQQQQQQQQ; encoded by the coding sequence ATGGCTACATTTTTCATTAAACATACAACAAAGTATAACTACAATGCACCCGTAATAGATGGGGCAACATTAACTAGGTTACACCCTATTAATGATGATAATCAAAAAGTGATTTCGCACTTAATATCTATAACAAATAACCCTTTTATAGAAAGTTTTATCGATTTTTATAACAATAGAGTTGGTACGTTTATGGTAATAGAGCCACACGACGAATTGAATATAATTTCTGAAGTTGAAGTGGTAACATCTCCAAAATTAATTCCGGATGATAGTATTGACAAAACTTTACAGTGGGAAGAGCTTAAACGCATAAAAAACACCACAGACTTTATAGATTTTACAGCCCATAAACCTTTTAAAGGTAGCAAAGAAATAACTGATGTTATTCTAGATTTAATGCTAAAAACCAAGTCGCCCTTTCAGGCTGTACTTGCCATATGCGAGTATGTGTATAATAATTTTGAATACAAAACAGGAGTTACTAACGTAAAAACATCTTTAGAAGAAGCTTGGGAACTAAAAGTAGGTGTTTGTCAAGATTTTACTAATGTTATGCTACGTATGGTAAAAATGCTAGGTATACCAGCTAGATATGTAAGTGGCTATATTTGCCCTAACGATGAAATAACTCGAGGAGAAGGTGCTACACATGCCTGGATAGAAGCTTATATTCCGTTTTATGGTTGGCTAGGATTCGACCCAACAAACCATGCCATAGCAAACGAAAATCACGTTAGATTAGCTATAGGAAGAGATTATGGAGATTGCGCACCAGTTAAAGGTGTGTTTAAAGGTAGTGTTGAAGCTGAAATGCAAGTTACTGTTTCTGTTAAAACAAATAAAAATGAAAACTCAAAGCAACTAAATCCAGAAGTTTCTACCGTATATCCTTCAAACAGTTACAAGCGTAGTTTGGAAGAAAAAGAAAACGGTGGCGGACAACAACAGCAGCAACAGCAACAATAA
- a CDS encoding alpha-E domain-containing protein, whose translation MLSRVANNLIWLDRYMERGSGILSLLKVNYYANQDSPELFSWTPVIKNFTAFDNEYYTEDALECIDFMVFNTNNSNSILNIVTKARENARSVQEHISRELWLCVNNYYLYLTDKNLRKRLKEEDPVQFLEDLRKHHLIYNGTSDITQERGTSYYFMNVGKFLERVNLIADFTSLKLQEIGKTSDSLEKSFYWKNLLLSIGGYQFYLKTHKSTFNQDHVITMVFQDKLFPRSVYYCVNKLSRHITRLIETNELEKKNLEFLIGKLESSIKYTTIENINEQGLNNFIHSIKEDISNISTNINAVYNSNN comes from the coding sequence ATGTTAAGTAGAGTAGCAAATAATCTTATTTGGTTAGATCGATATATGGAACGTGGTAGTGGTATTCTTAGTTTACTAAAAGTAAATTATTATGCCAATCAAGATTCGCCAGAATTATTTTCCTGGACACCCGTTATTAAAAATTTCACAGCATTCGATAACGAATATTACACGGAAGATGCTTTGGAGTGTATCGATTTTATGGTGTTTAACACAAATAACTCTAATTCAATTCTCAATATTGTTACCAAAGCGAGAGAAAATGCACGTAGTGTACAAGAGCATATATCGAGAGAACTTTGGCTATGTGTAAATAATTACTATTTATACCTTACAGATAAAAATTTACGAAAGCGATTAAAAGAAGAAGATCCTGTTCAGTTTTTAGAAGATCTACGTAAGCATCATTTAATTTATAACGGCACATCCGATATTACTCAAGAACGTGGTACATCGTATTATTTTATGAATGTTGGAAAGTTCTTGGAGCGTGTTAATCTTATTGCCGATTTTACATCGCTTAAGCTTCAGGAAATAGGAAAAACATCGGATAGTTTAGAGAAAAGTTTCTATTGGAAAAATTTACTTCTCTCTATAGGTGGTTATCAATTCTATCTTAAAACTCATAAATCTACTTTCAATCAAGATCACGTAATTACTATGGTTTTTCAGGATAAATTATTCCCTAGATCCGTATATTATTGTGTAAATAAACTAAGTAGGCATATTACGCGTTTAATTGAAACAAACGAACTTGAAAAAAAGAATTTAGAATTCTTAATTGGTAAATTAGAAAGCTCTATAAAATACACCACCATTGAAAACATTAATGAGCAAGGCTTAAACAACTTTATACATAGTATAAAGGAAGACATCAGTAATATTTCAACAAATATTAATGCGGTTTACAACTCTAATAATTGA
- a CDS encoding 3-phosphoshikimate 1-carboxyvinyltransferase, with protein sequence MNITLHKSKLENQKSAVIITGSKSESNRLLLLQALYPEFKLENVSNSDDSNLMTNALSSQSNVVDIHHAGTAMRFLTAYFSIQEGREVTLTGSKRMTERPIKILVEALQDLGAEISYIDNDGFPPIKITGKKLSNHKVSLKANVSSQYISALLLIASKLENGLELTLEGEITSVPYINMTLSLLDEIGVESSFVGNVITIKPNTKALTPKTLVVESDWSSASYYFSIAAISDIGTEITLSSYKENSLQGDSVLVEIYKHFGVTSTFNGNSITLKKEKASESTISLDLKNAPDIAQTIAVTCFALGMPCDLIGLHTLKIKETDRLVALKTEIEKLGGEVKITDKSLHLAPSTKIKELVPIATYNDHRMAMAFAPLALKTSLIIEHAAVVSKSYPTFWDDLKAIGFKITE encoded by the coding sequence ATGAATATTACTCTTCATAAATCAAAACTCGAAAACCAAAAATCGGCAGTTATAATTACAGGTTCAAAAAGTGAATCTAACCGTTTGTTATTATTACAAGCACTTTATCCGGAATTTAAACTTGAAAATGTTTCAAACTCCGATGATAGTAATTTAATGACGAATGCTTTAAGCTCGCAATCCAACGTGGTAGATATTCACCATGCCGGAACAGCCATGCGTTTTTTAACTGCATATTTTTCAATTCAAGAAGGAAGAGAAGTAACACTTACGGGGTCTAAAAGAATGACGGAGCGTCCAATTAAAATTTTAGTTGAAGCCCTTCAAGATCTTGGAGCAGAAATAAGTTATATCGATAACGATGGTTTTCCACCAATAAAAATTACAGGAAAAAAACTATCAAATCATAAAGTGTCTCTAAAAGCAAATGTAAGTAGTCAATATATTTCAGCTTTATTATTAATAGCTTCAAAACTAGAAAATGGTTTGGAGTTAACGTTAGAAGGCGAAATTACATCGGTACCATATATAAACATGACGTTAAGCTTACTCGACGAAATAGGGGTAGAGTCGTCGTTTGTTGGTAACGTGATCACCATAAAACCAAATACAAAAGCATTAACACCAAAAACATTAGTTGTTGAGTCCGATTGGTCTTCTGCATCATACTATTTCAGTATTGCAGCTATTAGTGATATTGGTACAGAAATCACTTTATCATCATACAAAGAGAATTCTTTACAAGGTGATTCTGTGTTAGTCGAAATTTACAAACACTTTGGAGTAACTAGTACATTCAATGGTAATTCTATTACATTAAAAAAAGAAAAAGCTAGCGAATCAACAATAAGTTTAGATTTAAAGAACGCACCAGATATTGCTCAAACCATAGCAGTAACATGCTTTGCATTAGGTATGCCTTGTGATTTAATAGGTTTGCATACCTTAAAGATTAAAGAAACAGATAGATTAGTTGCTTTAAAAACCGAAATTGAAAAATTAGGTGGCGAAGTAAAAATCACAGATAAGTCTTTACACTTGGCGCCATCAACTAAAATAAAGGAATTAGTGCCAATTGCAACCTATAACGATCACCGTATGGCTATGGCATTCGCGCCTTTAGCCCTAAAAACATCATTAATTATAGAACATGCTGCCGTGGTATCTAAATCATACCCAACGTTTTGGGACGACTTAAAAGCTATCGGTTTTAAAATAACCGAATAA